In Stenotrophomonas sp. ASS1, the following proteins share a genomic window:
- the yegS gene encoding lipid kinase YegS: protein MTTPRWRLILNGKSAGNDELRDAVGHWRGQGVQLEVRVTWEDGDAERYVAEAIDHGVDVIVAAGGDGTLSAVAETLAHREEPADALPSLALIPMGTANDFATAAGIPTEPKAALALIGQATPHAIDLLRVDADGTQWWCANLASGGFGTQVTVETDAGLKKMLGGLAYVITGIAKLGRIEPIHARLSGPDFAWEGDFIALGIGNGRQAGGGQQLCPQALIDDGQLDVTVLPELEGEVTATLGQMLKSGTQAALEQLATRARLPWLQVESERPLTLNLDGEPVQARQFRIACVPGRVRMHLPVGCALLSEPR, encoded by the coding sequence ATGACCACCCCGCGCTGGCGCCTGATCCTCAACGGAAAATCCGCAGGCAATGACGAGCTGCGCGACGCGGTCGGTCATTGGCGTGGGCAGGGCGTGCAGCTGGAAGTGCGGGTGACCTGGGAAGACGGTGACGCCGAACGCTACGTGGCCGAGGCGATCGATCATGGCGTGGACGTGATCGTGGCCGCCGGTGGCGACGGCACGCTCAGCGCGGTGGCCGAGACACTGGCGCATCGTGAGGAGCCGGCAGATGCGTTGCCCTCGCTGGCGCTGATCCCGATGGGGACCGCCAACGACTTCGCGACTGCGGCCGGCATCCCGACCGAGCCGAAGGCGGCCTTGGCCTTGATCGGGCAGGCCACGCCGCATGCCATCGATCTGCTGCGCGTGGACGCCGATGGCACGCAATGGTGGTGCGCCAACCTCGCCAGCGGTGGCTTCGGCACGCAGGTGACGGTGGAGACCGATGCCGGCCTGAAGAAGATGCTGGGCGGGCTGGCCTACGTGATCACCGGCATTGCCAAGCTGGGGCGGATCGAGCCGATCCATGCGCGCCTGTCGGGCCCGGATTTCGCGTGGGAAGGCGACTTCATCGCGCTCGGCATCGGCAATGGCCGCCAGGCCGGTGGTGGCCAGCAATTGTGCCCGCAGGCGCTGATCGATGATGGGCAGCTGGACGTGACGGTGCTTCCGGAGCTGGAAGGTGAAGTCACCGCCACGCTCGGCCAGATGCTGAAGTCGGGCACCCAGGCCGCACTGGAACAGCTGGCGACGCGCGCGCGCCTGCCGTGGCTGCAGGTGGAATCCGAGCGTCCGTTGACGCTCAACCTGGACGGCGAACCGGTACAGGCGCGCCAGTTCCGCATCGCGTGCGTGCCGGGCAGGGTGCGGATGCACCTGCCCGTGGGCTGTGCCCTGTTGTCCGAGCCGCGCTGA
- a CDS encoding GNAT family N-acetyltransferase codes for MGTAAVLNIRAATVADAGLILRFIRELAIYEKAEHSVQTDEIGIAESLFGADATARALICEADGEPIGYAVYFYNYSTWLGRKGIYLEDLYVSQEKRGAGAGKALLKYIARQAVAEGCGRFEWSVLDWNTPAIEFYTAAGATPQDEWTVYRLQGQALHDFANG; via the coding sequence ATGGGCACGGCGGCCGTGTTGAACATCCGCGCGGCCACCGTGGCCGACGCCGGTCTGATCCTGCGCTTCATCCGCGAACTGGCCATCTACGAGAAGGCCGAGCATTCGGTGCAGACCGATGAGATCGGCATCGCCGAGAGCTTGTTCGGTGCCGATGCCACGGCGCGCGCGCTGATCTGCGAAGCCGACGGCGAGCCCATTGGTTACGCCGTGTATTTCTACAACTACTCCACCTGGCTGGGCCGCAAGGGCATCTACCTGGAAGACCTGTATGTCAGCCAGGAAAAGCGCGGCGCAGGCGCCGGCAAGGCGCTGCTGAAGTACATCGCACGCCAGGCCGTGGCCGAGGGTTGCGGTCGTTTCGAATGGTCGGTGCTGGACTGGAATACCCCGGCCATCGAGTTCTACACCGCCGCTGGCGCCACGCCGCAGGACGAGTGGACCGTGTACCGGCTGCAGGGCCAGGCATTGCACGATTTCGCCAACGGCTGA
- the rpe gene encoding ribulose-phosphate 3-epimerase, with translation MSNCLIAPSILSANFARLGEEVDNVLAAGADWVHFDVMDNHYVPNLTIGPMVCQALRKHGVTAPIDVHLMVEPVDRIIPDFAEAGATYISFHPEASRHVHRTIQLIRSLGCKPGIVLNPATPVDILDWVLDDLDLVLLMSVNPGFGGQAFIPSALDKLRVVRKMIDASGKDIRLEIDGGVKADNIGEVAAAGADTFVAGSAIFNAKTSYQDVIAQMRANVSAARG, from the coding sequence ATGTCCAACTGCCTCATCGCCCCCTCCATCCTGTCCGCCAACTTCGCCCGCCTCGGCGAGGAAGTCGACAACGTCCTCGCCGCCGGCGCGGACTGGGTCCACTTCGATGTGATGGACAACCACTACGTGCCGAACCTGACCATCGGCCCGATGGTCTGCCAGGCGCTGCGCAAGCACGGCGTGACCGCGCCGATCGACGTGCACCTGATGGTCGAGCCCGTGGACCGCATCATCCCGGACTTCGCCGAAGCCGGTGCCACCTACATCAGCTTCCACCCGGAAGCGAGCCGCCACGTGCACCGCACCATCCAGCTGATCCGCTCGCTGGGCTGCAAGCCGGGCATCGTGCTCAATCCGGCCACGCCGGTGGACATCCTCGACTGGGTACTGGACGACCTGGATCTGGTGCTGCTGATGTCGGTCAACCCGGGCTTCGGCGGCCAGGCCTTCATTCCCTCGGCGCTGGACAAGCTGCGCGTGGTGCGCAAGATGATCGATGCCAGCGGCAAGGACATCCGCCTGGAGATCGACGGCGGCGTGAAGGCCGACAACATCGGCGAGGTCGCCGCTGCCGGCGCCGATACCTTCGTTGCCGGCTCGGCCATCTTCAATGCCAAGACCAGCTACCAGGACGTGATCGCGCAGATGCGCGCGAATGTCTCTGCGGCGCGGGGCTGA
- a CDS encoding DnaJ domain-containing protein, producing the protein MRWYGKLLGFIAGALLFRPNPLFGAVVGLLIGHAFDSDWFRLNKENPYRELGLTSEATDAEVERAYRRLISQYHPDKLGGAAPELQQQAEQKSRRINAAYDRIKTLRKR; encoded by the coding sequence ATGCGCTGGTACGGAAAACTGCTCGGATTCATCGCCGGCGCCCTGCTGTTCCGGCCCAATCCGCTGTTCGGCGCGGTGGTCGGCCTGTTGATCGGCCACGCCTTCGACTCGGACTGGTTCCGCCTGAACAAGGAGAACCCGTACCGGGAGCTGGGGCTGACCTCCGAGGCCACCGATGCCGAGGTCGAGCGCGCCTACCGCAGGCTGATCTCGCAGTACCACCCCGACAAGCTCGGCGGCGCCGCCCCCGAGCTGCAGCAGCAGGCCGAGCAGAAGTCGCGGCGGATCAATGCCGCCTACGACCGCATCAAGACCCTGCGCAAGCGCTGA
- a CDS encoding phosphoribosylaminoimidazolesuccinocarboxamide synthase translates to MPTTLLQSDLPGLPLRHRGKVRDVFDIPRERLPAGTPPGDYLLMVATDRLSAFDVVLPDPIPGKGEMLCQVSNFWFAKTAHLMPNHLTGIDVASVLPEGVDPALYAKRAVVTRKLKPVPVEAIARGYLIGSGWKDYQRTGKVSGIDLPDGLRQAEQLPEPIFTPSTKAAVGDHDENIDFDAMVKQVGAEMAERVRDATLRIYKFAAEYARERGIILADTKFEFGTDADGRLYIMDEMLTPDSSRYWPADEYEVGTSPPSYDKQFVRDYLETLDWGKTAPGPTIPAEIIERTRAKYAEALQRLAGISVD, encoded by the coding sequence GTGCCAACCACGCTGTTGCAATCCGATCTCCCCGGCCTGCCCTTGCGCCATCGCGGCAAGGTGCGTGATGTGTTCGATATCCCGCGCGAGCGGCTGCCAGCAGGGACCCCGCCGGGCGACTACCTGCTGATGGTGGCCACCGATCGCCTATCGGCGTTCGACGTGGTCCTGCCCGACCCGATCCCGGGCAAGGGCGAGATGCTCTGCCAGGTCTCCAACTTCTGGTTCGCCAAGACCGCGCACCTGATGCCCAACCACCTGACCGGCATCGACGTGGCCAGCGTGCTGCCCGAAGGCGTGGACCCGGCCCTGTACGCCAAGCGCGCGGTGGTCACCCGCAAGCTGAAGCCGGTGCCGGTGGAAGCGATCGCCCGCGGCTACCTGATCGGCAGCGGCTGGAAGGACTACCAGCGCACCGGCAAGGTCAGCGGCATCGACCTGCCCGACGGCCTGCGCCAGGCCGAGCAGCTGCCCGAGCCGATCTTCACCCCCTCGACCAAGGCCGCCGTGGGCGACCATGACGAGAACATCGATTTCGATGCGATGGTGAAGCAGGTCGGTGCCGAGATGGCCGAGCGCGTGCGCGATGCCACCCTGCGCATCTACAAGTTCGCCGCCGAATATGCCCGCGAGCGCGGCATCATCCTGGCCGATACCAAGTTCGAGTTCGGTACCGACGCCGATGGCCGCCTGTACATCATGGACGAGATGCTGACGCCGGATTCCTCGCGTTACTGGCCGGCCGACGAGTACGAAGTGGGCACCAGCCCGCCGAGCTACGACAAGCAGTTCGTGCGCGATTACCTGGAGACGCTGGACTGGGGCAAGACCGCCCCGGGCCCGACCATCCCGGCCGAGATCATCGAGCGCACCCGCGCCAAGTACGCCGAGGCGCTGCAGCGCCTGGCCGGGATCAGCGTCGACTGA
- a CDS encoding Mpo1-like protein encodes MQTSTELARPIDRYFASYSDDHRNVINQRIHVVAVPAILWSVVALLWCLPPLITWFQYGIWSAFAMFSAWCFYNKLSRPLGIGMLIQFFVFGCLCRLLEAEIGLHNLFWLAVGVFVVAWIAQFIGHKFEGRKPSFLTDLTYLLIGPAWVMAKFYRKLDWRY; translated from the coding sequence ATGCAGACATCCACCGAGCTTGCGCGGCCGATCGACCGCTATTTCGCCAGCTACTCCGACGACCACCGCAATGTGATCAACCAGCGCATCCACGTGGTGGCGGTGCCGGCAATCCTGTGGTCGGTGGTGGCCCTGCTGTGGTGCCTGCCGCCGCTGATCACCTGGTTCCAGTACGGCATCTGGTCGGCGTTCGCGATGTTCAGCGCCTGGTGCTTCTACAACAAGCTGTCGCGCCCGCTGGGCATCGGCATGCTCATCCAGTTCTTCGTGTTCGGCTGCCTGTGCAGGCTGCTGGAGGCCGAGATCGGCCTGCACAACCTGTTCTGGCTGGCGGTGGGCGTGTTCGTTGTGGCCTGGATCGCCCAGTTCATCGGTCACAAGTTCGAGGGCCGCAAGCCCAGCTTCCTGACCGACCTGACCTACCTGCTGATCGGCCCGGCCTGGGTGATGGCCAAGTTCTACCGCAAGCTCGACTGGCGCTACTGA
- a CDS encoding monovalent cation/H+ antiporter subunit A: MLPSLPLLLALPFLMAAAVAAFPRSSRSTAAWLAALAPLGGLAILGWLTPSVLDGQVVRTMVPWLPQIGLDFTLRLDGLAWMFAGLVLGIGALVVLYARYYLSQQDNAHRFYCYLLLFMGAMLGMVLSGNLLLLMIFWEMTSISSFLLIGFWSHRQDAREGARMALVITGGGGLALLGGVLLIGRIVGSFDLDVVLAAGEQIRASALYPYALFLVLAGIFTKSAQFPFHFWLPHAMAAPTPVSAYLHSATMVKAGVFLLARLHPALAGSDLFFYTVSGIGALTLLIGAWNAIFQHDLKGLLAYSTISHLGLITLLFGLSTPMAVVAGVFHILNHATFKASLFMAAGIIDHETGTRDMRKLGGLRRLMPFTSALAIIASLAMAGIPLLNGFLSKEMLFAEALTAGGGPGAMRTAVSIAALLAGVFGVAYSLRFVHDTFFGPGPHDLDRVPHEPPRWMKVPVELLVVICVAVGIAPALTVAPVLHAAAASILGNAMPEYSLAVWHGFNLPLAMSAIGVVGGVVLYFGLRKLINLHGVETRTTGRNVFHAQLDALSALAMRLTNGIANGSLQRMLLGLVLVAIVVAAAPFVANPASPNWTAPQPIPLLGWALWLVMMACAVATLRVYKQRLLAVLLVGGVGLMVALTFVFLSAPDLALTQLLVEMVTLVLMLLGMNYLPAQSGPERPRWRKRRDAVIAIIAGAGLGALAYSAMTLPPNTMAGELLARALPEAYGQNVVNVILVDFRGFDTFGEITVFGIAALVVHALLRRTRMAPEQIMPGPPIKLPVPADLAQIMFPLTLTVSIFLFLRGHNAPGGGFIAGLVLAVPLLIQYVIQGTASVESRFGFDYIRCIGMGLLIALLSGSASMLFGVPFLTSGHLDLHLPLIGDVPLASAIGFDIGVYLVVFGGAMLMLSMMGTIKPSRTRTARKGEIDLQRRSARTGEMH, encoded by the coding sequence ATGCTCCCCAGCCTGCCCCTGCTGCTGGCCCTGCCGTTCCTGATGGCAGCGGCTGTTGCGGCCTTCCCCCGTAGTTCGCGCTCGACTGCTGCCTGGCTGGCGGCGCTGGCGCCGTTGGGCGGGCTGGCCATCCTCGGCTGGCTGACCCCGTCGGTGCTCGACGGCCAGGTGGTGCGGACGATGGTCCCCTGGCTGCCGCAGATCGGCCTGGACTTCACCCTGCGCCTGGACGGGCTGGCCTGGATGTTCGCCGGGCTGGTGCTCGGCATCGGCGCGCTGGTGGTGCTGTATGCGCGCTACTACCTGAGCCAGCAGGACAACGCCCACCGCTTCTACTGCTACCTGCTGCTGTTCATGGGCGCCATGCTGGGCATGGTGCTGTCGGGCAACCTGCTGTTGCTGATGATCTTCTGGGAAATGACCAGCATCAGCTCGTTCCTGCTGATCGGCTTCTGGTCGCACCGCCAGGACGCCCGCGAAGGCGCGCGCATGGCGCTGGTGATCACCGGTGGCGGCGGGCTGGCGCTGCTTGGTGGCGTGCTGCTGATCGGCCGCATCGTCGGCAGCTTCGACCTGGACGTGGTGCTGGCCGCCGGCGAGCAGATCCGCGCCAGCGCGCTGTACCCGTACGCACTGTTCCTGGTGCTGGCCGGCATCTTCACCAAGAGCGCGCAGTTCCCGTTCCACTTCTGGCTGCCGCACGCGATGGCGGCGCCGACCCCGGTCTCGGCCTACCTGCACTCGGCCACCATGGTGAAGGCCGGTGTGTTCCTGCTGGCGCGGCTGCACCCGGCACTGGCCGGCAGCGACCTGTTCTTCTACACGGTCAGCGGCATCGGCGCGCTGACCCTGCTGATCGGCGCCTGGAACGCGATCTTCCAGCACGACCTGAAAGGCCTGCTGGCGTACTCGACCATTTCCCATCTGGGCCTGATCACCCTGCTGTTCGGCCTGTCCACGCCGATGGCAGTGGTGGCCGGCGTGTTCCACATCCTCAACCACGCCACCTTCAAGGCCTCGCTGTTCATGGCCGCCGGCATCATCGACCACGAAACCGGCACCCGTGACATGCGCAAGCTGGGCGGCCTGCGCAGGCTGATGCCGTTCACCAGCGCGCTGGCGATCATCGCCTCGCTGGCGATGGCCGGCATCCCGCTGCTCAACGGCTTCCTGTCCAAGGAAATGCTGTTCGCCGAAGCGCTGACCGCTGGCGGCGGCCCAGGCGCCATGCGCACGGCGGTGTCGATCGCGGCGCTGCTGGCCGGTGTGTTCGGCGTGGCCTACAGCCTGCGCTTCGTGCACGACACCTTCTTCGGCCCCGGCCCGCACGATCTGGACCGCGTGCCGCATGAGCCGCCGCGCTGGATGAAGGTGCCGGTGGAACTGCTGGTGGTGATCTGCGTGGCGGTGGGCATCGCCCCGGCACTGACCGTGGCGCCGGTGCTGCATGCCGCCGCGGCCTCGATCCTCGGCAATGCCATGCCCGAGTACAGCCTGGCGGTATGGCACGGTTTCAACCTGCCGCTGGCAATGAGCGCGATCGGCGTGGTCGGTGGCGTGGTGCTGTACTTCGGCCTGCGCAAGCTGATCAACCTGCACGGGGTGGAAACCCGCACCACCGGCCGCAACGTGTTCCATGCGCAGCTGGATGCGCTTTCCGCGCTGGCCATGCGCCTGACCAACGGCATCGCCAACGGCAGCCTGCAGCGCATGCTGCTGGGCCTGGTGCTGGTGGCGATCGTGGTCGCCGCCGCGCCGTTCGTGGCCAATCCGGCCTCGCCGAACTGGACCGCACCGCAGCCGATCCCGCTGCTGGGCTGGGCGCTGTGGCTGGTGATGATGGCCTGTGCGGTCGCCACCCTGCGCGTCTACAAGCAGCGCCTGCTGGCGGTGCTGCTGGTCGGCGGCGTCGGCCTGATGGTGGCGCTGACCTTCGTGTTCCTGTCCGCGCCCGACCTCGCCCTGACCCAGCTGCTGGTGGAGATGGTGACCCTGGTGCTGATGCTGCTCGGCATGAACTACCTGCCCGCGCAGTCCGGGCCGGAGCGGCCGCGCTGGCGCAAGCGCCGCGATGCGGTGATCGCGATCATCGCCGGCGCCGGCCTGGGTGCGCTGGCCTATTCGGCGATGACGCTGCCGCCGAACACCATGGCCGGCGAGCTGCTCGCCCGTGCCCTGCCCGAGGCCTACGGCCAGAATGTGGTCAACGTGATCCTGGTCGACTTCCGCGGCTTCGATACCTTCGGCGAGATCACCGTGTTCGGCATCGCCGCACTGGTGGTGCATGCGCTGCTGCGTCGCACGCGGATGGCGCCGGAGCAGATCATGCCCGGCCCGCCGATCAAGCTGCCGGTGCCGGCCGACCTGGCGCAGATCATGTTCCCGCTGACGCTTACCGTATCGATCTTCCTGTTCCTGCGCGGCCACAACGCGCCGGGCGGTGGCTTCATCGCCGGCCTGGTGCTGGCGGTGCCGCTGCTGATCCAGTACGTGATCCAGGGCACCGCGTCGGTGGAGTCGCGCTTCGGCTTCGACTACATCCGCTGCATCGGCATGGGCCTGTTGATCGCCCTGCTCAGCGGCAGCGCGTCGATGCTGTTCGGCGTGCCGTTCCTGACCAGCGGCCACCTCGACCTGCACCTGCCGCTGATCGGCGACGTGCCGCTGGCCAGCGCGATCGGCTTCGACATCGGCGTCTATCTGGTGGTGTTCGGTGGCGCCATGCTGATGCTGTCGATGATGGGCACGATCAAGCCGTCGCGTACCCGCACTGCCCGCAAGGGTGAGATCGACCTGCAACGCCGTTCGGCACGCACCGGGGAGATGCACTGA
- a CDS encoding Na+/H+ antiporter subunit C: MELAMATAIGVLTAIGIYLLLRARSFDVILGMTFLSYATNLLIFAGGRVVLGKAPVLQEGVDSHLGNYTDPLPQALVLTAIVIAFAMTAVSIVLAMRSRSDNHSDHVDAHEPDDDLQDERASPRQGEDRA, translated from the coding sequence ATGGAACTGGCCATGGCTACCGCGATCGGCGTACTGACCGCCATCGGCATCTACCTGCTGCTGCGTGCGCGCAGCTTCGATGTGATCCTCGGCATGACCTTCCTGTCCTACGCCACCAACCTGCTGATCTTCGCCGGTGGCCGCGTGGTGCTGGGCAAGGCACCGGTGCTGCAGGAAGGCGTGGACAGTCACCTCGGCAACTACACCGATCCGCTGCCACAGGCGCTGGTGCTGACCGCGATCGTGATCGCCTTCGCGATGACCGCAGTGAGCATCGTGCTGGCCATGCGCAGCCGCAGCGACAACCACAGCGACCATGTGGACGCCCACGAGCCCGACGACGACCTGCAGGATGAGCGCGCCTCGCCGCGCCAGGGCGAGGACCGCGCATGA